A portion of the Microtus ochrogaster isolate Prairie Vole_2 unplaced genomic scaffold, MicOch1.0 UNK68, whole genome shotgun sequence genome contains these proteins:
- the LOC101988223 gene encoding carbonic anhydrase 15-like: MWALGFLLCFLPLQPVAQVDSEGTWCYDSQDPKCGPTHWKELAPACGGPAQSPINIDLHLVQRDYTLEPFIFQGYDSALLDPWTLENDGHTVILRVNSCQQSCPVIQGAGLPSPGYRLLQLHFHWGSPGHRGSEHSLDEKHCSMEMHMLHMNTKYQDLREAQRHQDGLAVLAVLLVEEDRDNTNFSAIVSALKNVSSPGVSVNLTSFPLASLLPTALGLLRYYRYSGSLTTPGCQPAVLWTVFENPVPIGQAQVAQFQTVPQTGPPGLHPRPLMDNFRPQQPLGGRRVWASPGASIRSSVPILPCLHLALLGLGVGLGLWQGP, encoded by the exons ATGTGGGCCCtgggcttcctgctctgctttcttcctttgcaaCCTGTGGCACAGGTGGACTCCGAGG GTACCTGGTGCTACGACTCCCAAGACCCAAAGTGCG GCCCTACTCACTGGAAGGAGCTAGCACCTGCTTGTGGGGGCCCAGCCCAGTCCCCTATCAACATTGACCTTCACTTGGTCCAGCGGGACTACACTCTTGAGCCCTTCATCTTTCAAGGCTATGATTCAGCACTTCTAGACCCGTGGACCCTGGAGAACGATGGCCATACAG TGATACTGCGAGTAAATTCCTGTCAGCAGAGCTGCCCGGTCATCCAAGGGGCTGGGCTGCCATCACCAGGGTACCGGCTGCTGCAGCTGCATTTCCATTGGGGCAGCCCAGGGCACAGAGGCTCAGAGCACAGCCTGgatgagaagcactgctctatgGAG ATGCACATGCTCCACATGAACACGAAGTACCAGGATTTGAGGGAGGCACAACGCCACCAGGATGGGCTCGCCGTGCTGGCTGTGCTGTTGGTG GAGGAGGACAGGGACAATACCAATTTCTCTGCCATTGTGTCTGCCCTAAAAAATGTATCTTCACCTG GGGTCTCTGTGAACCTGACATCCTTCCCTCTGGCCTCCCTGCTGCCAACTGCCTTGGGGCTTTTGCGCTACTACCGATACTCCGGGTCTCTGACCACGCCAGGCTGCCAGCCAGCCGTGCTCTGGACAGTCTTTGAAAACCCCGTACCCATTGGCCAAGCACAG GTAGCCCAGTTCCAGACCGTGCCCCAGACTGGGCCACCAGGTTTGCACCCCAGACCGCTCATGGATAATTTCCGCCCCCAGCAACCTCTTGGAGGGCGCAGGGTATGGGCCTCTCCTGGAGCATCCATCCGGTCCTCAGTCCCTATCCTGCCCTGTTTGCACCTGGCTCTTTTGGGCTTGGGAGTCGGCCTCGGGCTCTGGCAGGGGCCCTAG